The proteins below are encoded in one region of Lactuca sativa cultivar Salinas chromosome 3, Lsat_Salinas_v11, whole genome shotgun sequence:
- the LOC128132738 gene encoding vacuolar protein sorting-associated protein 28 homolog 2-like: MTCEISNYRFCYFVAECVQNFITVMDSFKLNMVAVDQVFPLLSDLSGSLNKLSIFPPDFEGKVKMKEWIGRLAKMGAADELTEQQSRQLHFHLESSYNSFMDALPTDGT, from the coding sequence ATGACGTGTGAAATTTCTAACTACAGATTCTGTTATTTTGTGGCGGAATGTGTGCAGAATTTTATCACGGTGATGGATTCTTTTAAGTTGAATATGGTGGCTGTTGATCAAGTTTTTCCTTTGCTTTCTGATTTGTCGGGGTCGTTGAACAAATTGTCGATTTTCCCCCCGGATTTTGAAGGGAAGGTCAAGATGAAGGAGTGGATTGGGAGGTTGGCGAAAATGGGGGCGGCTGATGAGTTGACTGAACAGCAGTCCAGGCAACTGCATTTTCATTTGGAGTCTTCCTATAATTCTTTTATGGATGCATTGCCTACTGATGGGA
- the LOC111896721 gene encoding pentatricopeptide repeat-containing protein At5g13770, chloroplastic, giving the protein MPYPLQQQWLFPPLLQASGLACINKTPKKLNFNPSKTSPILLFLFPLSSSSSRILILNSSSSNFPPPILEDNSADSPLLELDLKLQDSQNSSVPDLDDLNLLIRNLLKDSKTEERGFECYQKAKRNPDFVPQRSTLHHLIRYSMRLNNWNLVWSISEDFRKFNVYPDASNCSRLVSSCIRNRRFKLANNLLQILQSEKEVAGVSFNSAMKAYNKLHMYSSAVNVFEIMKSSSIKLDAESYSHAMEAYLKMGKNETVLSLFKEFESSEIEQTSFCTQIYRVLCESLGRLGKPFEALDFFREMTKKGFPEDPSFYSSLISSFVSIQEVKTAEELLQEAEAKKMLRDPSVFLKLVLMYIELPDSMEKTLDIVSSMKKMNLRVSDCIFCAIVNGFSKKKGPNSAIKVYQDLVSEGHEPGQVTYASILNIYCRIGFYEKAEGVFSEMDKKGFDKCVVAYSSMIAMYGKTNRIRDAMRLVAKMKEKGVEPNVWIYNSLLDMHGKVLNLRQVEKIWKEMKRRKVMPDKVSYTSVISAYSKAKEFERCIKYYNEYRLNGGGIDRAMGGIMVGVYSKMSRVDEVVKLLQDMKMEGTKLDARLYRSSLHALRDAGVQIQGKWLEESFGP; this is encoded by the coding sequence ATGCCTTATCCCCTCCAACAGCAATGGCTATTTCCACCTCTTCTTCAGGCTTCCGGATTAGCCTGCATCAACAAAACCCCCAAAAAACTCAACTTCAATCCTTCAAAAACCTCACCaattcttctctttctctttcctCTCTCTTCATCTTCCTCAAGAATCTTGATCCTCAATTCCTCCAGCAGCAATTTTCCACCACCCATCTTAGAAGATAACTCCGCTGATTCCCCCCTGCTTGAACTGGACCTGAAACTCCAGGATTCTCAAAATTCTTCTGTACCCGATTTGGACGATCTTAACCTCTTGATCCGCAATCTGTTAAAGGATTCAAAAACTGAAGAACGGGGTTTTGAATGTTATCAGAAAGCTAAGAGAAATCCCGATTTTGTACCCCAAAGGTCAACTTTGCATCATCTCATCAGGTACTCAATGCGTTTGAACAACTGGAATTTGGTGTGGTCAATTTCTGAAGATTTTAGGAAATTTAATGTCTACCCAGATGCTTCAAACTGTTCCAGATTAGTCAGTAGTTGCATTAGAAATAGAAGATTTAAACTTGCAAATAATTTGCTTCAAATTCTGCAATCCGAGAAAGAAGTTGCCGGCGTAAGCTTTAATTCCGCCATGAAAGCCTACAACAAGCTTCATATGTACAGTAGCGCTGTTAACGTCTTCGAAATAATGAAATCTTCGAGTATCAAATTAGATGCAGAAAGTTACAGCCATGCAATGGAAGCTTATCTTAAAATGGGAAAGAACGAGACCGTCTTGTCATTGTTTAAAGAATTCGAATCCAGTGAAATCGAACAGACATCTTTTTGCACTCAAATTTACAGAGTGTTATGCGAATCTTTAGGCCGATTAGGAAAACCCTTCGAAGCTCTAGATTTCTTCAGAGAAATGACGAAAAAGGGTTTCCCAGAGGACCCATCTTTTTACTCCTCGTTAATCTCTTCATTTGTAAGCATTCAAGAAGTGAAAACAGCAGAAGAGCTTCTACAGGAAGCCGAGGCCAAAAAGATGTTAAGAGACCCTTCGGTGTTCTTAAAACTTGTGTTGATGTACATTGAACTACCCGATTCAATGGAAAAAACTCTCGACATCGTTTCATCTATGAAAAAAATGAACCTTAGAGTTTCCGATTGTATCTTTTGTGCCATTGTGAATGGGTTCTCCAAGAAAAAAGGACCAAATTCTGCCATTAAAGTGTATCAAGATTTAGTCTCGGAGGGGCACGAACCAGGGCAAGTGACCTACGCTTCAATCTTGAACATATACTGTCGCATAGGTTTCTATGAAAAAGCCGAAGGGGTATTTTCGGAAATGGACAAAAAGGGGTTCGATAAATGTGTGGTGGCATACTCTAGCATGATTGCAATGTACGGGAAAACCAACAGGATCCGAGACGCGATGAGACTTGTTgctaaaatgaaagaaaaaggtGTCGAGCCAAACGTGTGGATTTACAATTCTCTCCTTGATATGCATGGGAAAGTGTTGAATTTAAGGCAAGTAGAGAAGATATGGAAAGAGATGAAAAGAAGGAAAGTTATGCCGGATAAAGTGAGTTATACGAGTGTTATAAGTGCGTATAGTAAGGCGAAGGAGTTTGAGAGATGTATCAAGTATTACAATGAGTATAGGCTTAATGGTGGTGGGATTGATAGGGCAATGGGTGGGATTATGGTGGGGGTGTATTCGAAGATGAGCAGAGTGGATGAAGTTGTGAAGCTTTTGCAGGATATGAAAATGGAAGGTACAAAGTTAGATGCAAGGCTTTATCGATCTTCATTGCATGCTTTACGGGATGCGGGTGTGCAAATTCAGGGGAAATGGTTGGAAGAAAGCTTTGGTCCATGA